The genomic window GTGCACCGAGAGCGGAGCATCAATGGCACCCATCCTCACCCTCAAATCCGGCACCTCCTGGACCGACGCCTGGCAGCGCTGTCTAGCCGTCGCCCCCGAGGCCTTCCGGGACGACCGTGTCCTCAACCTCTGGGGCGCCGCCTGGCAGGCCGACGGCCGGGCGCTCCCGGCCACCAGCCCCGTCGACGGCAGCCCCATCGCGGGCCCGCCCCGACTGGACGGCGCCACCGCGCACCGGGCGGTACGCGCCTCCCTCGACCAGCACCGCGCCTGGCGCCACGTCCCCCTCGACGAACGCCGCGCCCGCGTCGCCGCGACCCTCGACGCCCTCACCCAGCACCGCGAACTGCTCGCCCTGCTCCTCGTCTGGGAGATCGGCAAACCCTGGCGGCTCGCGCAGGCCGACGTGGACCGGGCCATCGACGGCGTCCGCTGGTACGTCGACGGCATCGAGCCCATGGTCGACGGGCGCGTCCCGCTCGACGGCCCGGTCTCCAACATCGCCAGCTGGAACTACCCGATGAGCGTGCTCGTCCACGCGATGCTGGTCCAGGCACTGGCGGGGAACGCGGTCATCGCCAAGACCCCGACCGACGGCGGCGTCGCCTGCCTCACCCTGGCCAGCGCGCTCGCCGCCCGAGAAGGGATACCCGTCACCCTCGTCAGCGGCAGCGGAGGCGAACTGTCGGAGGCACTCGTACGCGCCCCCGAGATCGGCTGCGTCTCCTTCGTCGGCGGCCGCGACACCGGCGCCGCGGTGGCCACGGCCGTCGCCGACCTCGGCAAACGACATGTACTGGAACAGGAGGGGCTGAACGCCTGGGGCATCTGGAACCACACGGACTGGGACACCCTCACCGCCGTCATCCCCAAGCTCTTCGACTACGGCAAGCAGCGCTGCACGGCGTACCCGCGCTTCGTCGTCCAGCGTGAGCTGTTCCACGATTTCCTGGCGGCCTACCTTCCGGCGGTCCGCACGCTCAAGGTCGGCCACCCGCTGGCCGTGGAGCACCCCGACGACCCGTATCCGAAGCTGGACTTCGGGCCCGTCATCAACGCGGCCAAGGCCAAGGAGCTGACCGACCAGGTCGCCGAGGCCGTCGACCGCGGCGCCGTCCCGCTGCACCGGGGCATGCTCGCCGACGCGCGCTTCCTGCCCGGGCAGGACACCGCCGCGTACGTCCAGCCCGTCACCCTCCTCAACCCGCCCCCGTCCTCCCCGCTCCACCACGCGGAACCCTTCGGCCCGGTCGACACGATCGTCCTGGTCGACACCGAGGCCGAGTTGCTCGCCGCCATGAACGCCTCGAACGGCGCGCTCGTCGCCACCCTGTCCACCGACGACAGGGCGACGTACGAGCGGCTGGCACCCCAGATCCGGGCGTTCAAGGTCGGCCACGGCACACCCCGCTCCCGCGGCGACCACGAGGAGCTCTTCGGCGGCTTCGGCGCGTCCTGGCGGGGCGCCTTCGTCGGCGGTGAGCTGCTCGTGAAGGCGGTCACGCGCGGTCCGGCGGGGGAGCGGCTGCCGGGGAACTTCCCCGAGTACCACCTCATGCCGTCCGCGGCCTGACATGGCTGGATCGTGACTGTCCGATCACCCCGGGTGAGGCCGTGCGGGCCTGCTCACCGAGGCCCGCACGGCCCCGTCCGGAGCCCGGATATGCAGGTGAAGGGCACCCCGAAACCTTGGTATTGTTGTCCATGTCGCCGCGGGGAACACCCCCGTCAAGGCGGCACAGACCTGGTCCGGGTGGCGGAATGGCAGACGCGCTAGCTTGAGGTGCTAGTGCCCTTTATCGGGCGTGGGGGTTCAAGTCCCCCCTCGGACACATGTAGTAGGCGTTTGGATGGTGCCGACCGGTTCTGGGGCGGCACCATCCTTTTTTTATGGGTCCATTTCCACGCCCGGCCCCGGGTTGAGACGCCGGGCGTGTGGTGTTTCGGGGCCGTCTTGATGGCCCTGTCTCACGGCGTGTAGGGGGCGTCGCTGTGGTGGAGTTCGACCATGGCGGGCTCGGTCACCTGGTAGACAGCGGTTCGCCTGAGCGTCACCACGGCCGTCGGATCGGAGTCACCGCGGGTGAGGTAGACGACCGTCGCCTGCCTCGCGGGTGCCGAGGAGATGTCGATCGAGACCACCGGCGTACGGTCGCCGAGTGAGACGGCGGCGGCCGGCACCGGGGTTCCGGCGTCGTTGCGCCATGTGACGAGTCCGTAGAACTTGCCCGTGCCCCCTGTGGTGACCTTGATGGCGCCCACGGCGTCCGCCGCCGGGTCGCCTGTCATGTCCCCAATGCCGCACTGCGGCTGAAGTTCGATCACCACACCGTCGCCTTCCCACCGTCCGTTTGTGAGAGCGACGGTCCCCTCGGGTGCGTCGGGCAGCCGCATGGAGGAGTTCTGCAGCTCGGCGTTCCGCAGCTGATCGCAGGTCAGCGCACCTGCTGAGTCACTGCTGCCCGGCTTCTTCGAAGAGTCCGGCGACGGCTTGGCCGATTCTTTTTCATCGTCCTTGACCGAGCCGCTGCCGGGCTTCTTCGAGGAAGTGGCCGCCTTCGAAGGCTTCGATGTCGAGCCCTCCCCGCCCTTCCCCGTGTCTTGGCATCCCACCGCGGCCGATGCCAAGGTGAGGGTGGCGGTCAGCAGCGTTCCCCGTCTCATCCATCTCCGGGTTCGATTCACCGTAGGTTCCCCCTTTTGTTCGCTTGCAAGGCCGCACGCACGGCCAACAGGGTCGAAGACGCGCCATTTTTCAGGTCGGTTGCGGATGCTGGGCCGAATAGTCCTACGACGTGGCTCGTGCGGATCACGGGGGTGCCGACGGATCTCACTCGGTCACCTGTCGGCCACTTCTGCGGTCAGGTACGTCAGGCACCCCCTCCCGTCCGTCACGCTCTGTGATTGGCCTGCTGGTGCACGGGGCCTGAGCCGGTCGCGCATCCGGAGGCGGCGGGGCACGCTGGAAGCAGCCAGTCGTGACGTATGGGCCGGGCCGGCGCGGGGACGAGCCCTCATGCCGGTGCATGGGAACAGGACGGGGTGACCACGCATGTGCCATCGAGTGAGGCCACCACTGCGGCAGGTTTGTCGCGGCCCTCTCGGCCAGGGGAGAAGCGGCAGTCCTGTCCGGCCTGTCGGCCCCGTCGTCCCGTCGGACCTCTAGAGCCCGTGGCGGAACCCATGGAACCCGTCGGACCGCCGGACCGGTCCGAGCCGTCCGGTTCATCGGCCGTTCCACGTTCTTCCGGTCAGCCTGATGCTCCGGGTCCCCCAGAGGAAGGCCGGCCCGGCAGGCGCAGGAACAGGAGCCACCCCCGCGGTCGCGGGCACCGCTCGATGAAACTGCGCCGCTTCCTCCACAGCAGGGCCACGCGCGTATGGCGGCGCGGCAGGGAAGTGGAGTTGATGCACCGGGCCATGGGCTTCGCGGCGCTGGGACTCGTGACGTTCGCCCCGCTGCTGATCGTGGTCGCGGCGGCCGCCCCCATCCAGGAACGCGGCTTCGCCCTGTGGATCGTCGACGGCATGGGGCTGTCCGGGCGCTCCGCCGACGCCGTGCAGGACCTCTTCTCCGCACCCCGCAAGGTCCTGAGCACGATCAGTGTCCTGAGCGTGGTGCTGCTCGCGGTCTTCGGCGTGACGTTCGCGGGCAGTGTCCAGACCGGTTACGAGAAGGTCTGGGACCTGTCGGCCGGGCGCTGGCACACCGTATGGCGACGCGCGGTGTGGCTTGTCGCTCTGACGGCCTACCTCTTCGCCGAAGCGCAGAGCGGCGCCCTCCTGGGATCGGGAACACTGCGCTCATGGGCCCGGCTCGTGCTGTCCACGCTGCTCGGCGTGCTCTTCTTCTGGTGGGGACAGCGGTTCCTGCTCGGCGGCCGGATCTCCTGGCGTGCCCTCCTGCCGGGCGCCATCGCCACGATCGTGGGCCTGGGCGGCCTGCGCCTGTTCTCCTACCTGGTCTTCTCCCCGCTCATCGTGAGCAACGCGGTCTCCTACGGTTCGGTCGGCACCGTCCTGATGGTGACGTCCTGGCTCATCGGGGTCGGCTTCGTCGTCTTCGGCGGCGCCCTCGTCGGTCGCTACTGGTACCTCCACGAACCGCACCACATTCCGCATTCCCACAGCCGCTCCCGGAAGCACTGAGTGGCGCCGTGGACCGGCCCGCTGAAAAATGCGGTGCTCCGGCTGCGTCCGCTTCTCTAGAATCGCCACACATCGCGCGCCGCACGACACCGCGGCGCGCGCGTCGTGACGAGTTGACGCAGAGCGATCGAGGGGAGCCCGGCCGTGTGTGACCGCACCGCTGTCGTCGTTCCCCGTTCCCTCTACGAGGTGATCCTCGTGTCCTCGTCCGTCCGGTGCCCGCTGCGCGGCCGGTACCGGATGCCCGTGACGAACGCCTGATCCCGAAGCCACGCATGTGCCGGAGCGACAGCTCCGTCCCTCCTGCGTGCCTTCGCCGTCCGTCGTGTCCGCACGGGAATCGCGCTGCCCCGATACAGCTCAACTGAAAGGCCACGGGCCATGCGCAGCAACGTCAACAACCCTCTGACCGCCGTCCGCAACCTGGGCATCCTCGCCCACGTCGACGCCGGAAAGACCACCGTCACCGAGCGGTTCCTGTACGCCACCGGGACCACGCACAAGCGCGGCGAGGTCCACCACGGCACGACCGTCACCGACTACGACCCGCAGGAGCGCGATCGCGGGATCACGATCTTCGCTGCCGCGGTGAGCTGCGACTGGGACGGCCATCGGATCAACCTGATCGACACGCCGGGCCATGTCGACTTCGCCGACGAGGTGGAGCGCTCGCTCAGGGTGCTCGACGGCGCGATCGCGGTGTTCGACGCGGTCGCGGGGGTCGAGCCGC from Streptomyces sp. DSM 40750 includes these protein-coding regions:
- a CDS encoding aldehyde dehydrogenase family protein, with product MAPILTLKSGTSWTDAWQRCLAVAPEAFRDDRVLNLWGAAWQADGRALPATSPVDGSPIAGPPRLDGATAHRAVRASLDQHRAWRHVPLDERRARVAATLDALTQHRELLALLLVWEIGKPWRLAQADVDRAIDGVRWYVDGIEPMVDGRVPLDGPVSNIASWNYPMSVLVHAMLVQALAGNAVIAKTPTDGGVACLTLASALAAREGIPVTLVSGSGGELSEALVRAPEIGCVSFVGGRDTGAAVATAVADLGKRHVLEQEGLNAWGIWNHTDWDTLTAVIPKLFDYGKQRCTAYPRFVVQRELFHDFLAAYLPAVRTLKVGHPLAVEHPDDPYPKLDFGPVINAAKAKELTDQVAEAVDRGAVPLHRGMLADARFLPGQDTAAYVQPVTLLNPPPSSPLHHAEPFGPVDTIVLVDTEAELLAAMNASNGALVATLSTDDRATYERLAPQIRAFKVGHGTPRSRGDHEELFGGFGASWRGAFVGGELLVKAVTRGPAGERLPGNFPEYHLMPSAA
- a CDS encoding YihY/virulence factor BrkB family protein, producing the protein MKLRRFLHSRATRVWRRGREVELMHRAMGFAALGLVTFAPLLIVVAAAAPIQERGFALWIVDGMGLSGRSADAVQDLFSAPRKVLSTISVLSVVLLAVFGVTFAGSVQTGYEKVWDLSAGRWHTVWRRAVWLVALTAYLFAEAQSGALLGSGTLRSWARLVLSTLLGVLFFWWGQRFLLGGRISWRALLPGAIATIVGLGGLRLFSYLVFSPLIVSNAVSYGSVGTVLMVTSWLIGVGFVVFGGALVGRYWYLHEPHHIPHSHSRSRKH